One window of Gilliamella sp. B3022 genomic DNA carries:
- a CDS encoding 4'-phosphopantetheinyl transferase family protein yields the protein MVCITRSKKKILSYSAQLEIDKFKFDQDKCRSLVGKMLLLYALQRHEQFQQSRLPVIDYGLYRKPYIRTIKGHFNISHAHDWVACVYSCNGEVGIDIEHITPINILDYHDVMTENEYQRALNDPQFDFFQLWTLKEAIMKAQGQGFYLPPSSFELPSPFHNDDIIEINHTHWFLYSQSFTNEYKLSLASLYPTDGQVQVIPLQPDQFWQ from the coding sequence TTGGTTTGTATTACAAGATCAAAAAAAAAAATTCTTAGCTACTCTGCTCAGTTAGAGATCGATAAATTTAAATTTGATCAAGATAAATGCCGAAGTTTAGTTGGCAAAATGCTATTGCTTTATGCATTACAGCGTCATGAACAATTTCAACAATCCCGTTTACCTGTCATTGATTATGGTCTTTATCGAAAACCCTATATTCGTACAATAAAAGGACATTTCAATATTTCACATGCCCATGATTGGGTTGCGTGTGTATACAGTTGTAATGGTGAAGTTGGCATTGATATTGAGCATATTACACCCATTAATATTCTTGATTATCATGATGTTATGACTGAAAATGAGTACCAAAGAGCACTCAATGATCCACAATTTGATTTTTTTCAATTATGGACATTAAAAGAAGCGATTATGAAAGCGCAAGGACAGGGATTCTATTTACCACCATCTTCATTTGAGTTACCTTCACCCTTTCATAATGATGATATTATTGAAATTAATCATACGCATTGGTTTCTTTATAGTCAAAGTTTTACTAATGAATATAAATTGTCATTGGCTTCTTTGTATCCAACAGATGGGCAAGTGCAAGTAATTCCACTGCAACCTGATCAATTTTGGCAGTAA
- a CDS encoding EmmdR/YeeO family multidrug/toxin efflux MATE transporter, whose protein sequence is MNVQLVDRLRKTQLYQKRHSNNVLLWREILPLAMPIFIENLSIILMGIFSTFLVSWLGKAEMAAVGLAESFNMIVMSFFMAVALGTSVVVAFSLARHNRKKAVSAARQSITLLIIISILLFVFVEFSGYWIVEIIAGKAEANVKELTLTFIKLTVLGYPALAFILVGCGALRGAGNTRLPMYLNIIMNILNLSISYLLIYGMFNWEGLGFIGAGIGLTASRYCGMMFILIVLTIKPSRALFIPLRSYFHSFNTKILFDILSIGIPASVESVMFNIGKLMTQTFVAGMGTSTIAANFIAFSIAGLLNLPGGTLGSTSTIIVGKRLGMGQIYQPTRQLKFIFHLTNLLLCFLAFLSVPFAGLLSSLYTDDQDVIEISKHLLWLNALFTPFWASSFVLPYGFKGAKDASYTMWVAIGSMWMCRIIVGYIFGVYFGFGVIGVWCGMFLDWIIRSIFFYQRLISGNWLWRHKKRI, encoded by the coding sequence TTGAATGTTCAATTAGTTGATCGCTTAAGGAAAACACAGTTATACCAAAAAAGACATTCAAACAATGTTTTGCTTTGGCGTGAAATTTTACCTTTAGCCATGCCAATTTTTATTGAAAATCTATCCATCATATTGATGGGAATTTTTAGTACTTTTCTCGTTAGTTGGCTAGGTAAAGCGGAAATGGCTGCCGTTGGCTTGGCTGAAAGCTTTAATATGATTGTTATGTCATTTTTTATGGCGGTTGCACTGGGAACTTCCGTTGTTGTTGCCTTCAGTTTGGCACGTCACAATCGAAAAAAAGCCGTTTCAGCAGCTAGACAATCCATCACGTTATTAATCATAATCTCTATATTACTTTTTGTTTTTGTAGAATTTTCAGGTTATTGGATTGTTGAAATCATAGCTGGGAAAGCTGAAGCAAACGTCAAAGAACTTACATTAACCTTTATCAAATTAACTGTTTTAGGCTACCCTGCCCTAGCTTTTATTTTAGTTGGTTGCGGTGCATTAAGAGGTGCAGGTAACACTAGACTACCGATGTATTTGAACATCATCATGAATATATTAAATCTATCGATAAGTTATCTATTGATATATGGCATGTTCAATTGGGAAGGATTAGGATTTATTGGTGCCGGTATTGGTTTAACGGCATCGCGTTATTGTGGTATGATGTTTATTCTAATAGTATTAACAATTAAACCTAGTCGAGCACTATTTATACCATTAAGAAGCTATTTTCATTCTTTTAATACCAAAATTCTTTTCGATATTCTCAGTATTGGTATCCCTGCTAGTGTTGAATCAGTAATGTTTAATATTGGTAAGTTAATGACTCAAACTTTTGTAGCAGGCATGGGTACATCAACTATTGCAGCCAATTTCATTGCTTTTTCGATTGCCGGATTACTGAACTTGCCTGGAGGAACACTGGGTTCTACATCGACTATCATTGTCGGTAAACGGCTCGGTATGGGACAAATATATCAACCAACTAGGCAACTGAAATTCATCTTCCATCTGACTAATTTATTACTGTGCTTTTTAGCCTTTTTATCGGTACCATTTGCTGGCCTATTAAGTTCATTGTATACCGATGATCAAGATGTTATTGAAATATCAAAACATTTACTTTGGTTAAACGCCTTATTTACTCCATTTTGGGCATCTTCCTTTGTTCTGCCTTATGGGTTTAAAGGTGCTAAAGATGCCAGTTATACCATGTGGGTGGCCATTGGTAGCATGTGGATGTGCCGAATTATAGTGGGTTACATTTTTGGTGTATACTTCGGATTTGGTGTGATTGGTGTTTGGTGTGGTATGTTTTTAGATTGGATCATCAGAAGTATTTTCTTCTATCAACGATTAATCAGTGGCAATTGGCTATGGCGTCATAAAAAAAGGATTTAG
- a CDS encoding epoxyqueuosine reductase QueH, with the protein MLINAKNILKRLNPHNKINYDSVLKEVIANWQSEEIRPKLLIHSCCAPCSTYVLEYLAQYADITIYFANSNIHPRVEYEYRSVVQQKFITDFNEKTGNNVQFLEAPYQPAEFIKQVEHLRDAPEGGERCHICYKMRLDLAAIKAQELGFDYFASALTLSPKKNSQKINQLGFEIQEIFSVNYLPSDFKKNNGYKRSIELCKEYDVYRQCYCGCIFAAKAQGIDLKNVITIAKQGLEKQA; encoded by the coding sequence ATGTTAATCAATGCTAAAAACATTCTCAAACGATTAAACCCACATAATAAAATTAATTATGACTCGGTATTAAAAGAAGTCATTGCCAATTGGCAATCTGAGGAGATTCGTCCTAAATTATTAATACATAGTTGCTGTGCTCCTTGCAGCACCTATGTTTTGGAGTATCTGGCACAGTATGCCGATATCACCATTTATTTTGCTAATTCAAACATTCATCCTCGAGTTGAGTATGAATATCGCAGTGTTGTGCAGCAAAAATTCATTACGGATTTTAATGAGAAAACAGGTAATAATGTTCAGTTCTTAGAAGCGCCTTATCAACCAGCAGAATTTATCAAACAAGTTGAACATCTGCGTGATGCTCCAGAAGGTGGGGAACGTTGTCATATCTGTTATAAAATGCGTCTAGATTTAGCAGCCATCAAAGCACAAGAATTAGGATTTGACTATTTTGCCAGTGCATTGACGTTAAGCCCTAAAAAGAACAGTCAAAAAATTAATCAACTCGGTTTTGAAATTCAAGAAATTTTTTCAGTTAATTATCTGCCTTCCGATTTTAAAAAAAATAATGGTTATAAGCGCTCGATAGAACTTTGCAAAGAATATGATGTATACAGGCAATGCTATTGCGGTTGTATTTTTGCAGCTAAAGCCCAAGGCATCGATTTAAAAAATGTGATAACCATTGCTAAACAAGGATTAGAAAAACAAGCTTGA